The Acetoanaerobium noterae genome window below encodes:
- the radC gene encoding RadC family protein, with translation MIGGNLIKDIIKDERPRETLLKKGETYLSDSELLAILINNGTRDKSAITLAREIIETSDGIRNLSNITVEELSKIKGIGLAKACRIISALELGRRVSVASEMQKFKISSPQDIGNVYMEELRYKKKEIFRVVLLNTKNVIIGSKDISEGSLNASIVHPREVFLEAIKKSANKMILMHNHPSGDPTPSSEDINITKRLISAGQIVGIEILDHVIIGDGSFYSFKENGQI, from the coding sequence ATGATAGGTGGGAATCTCATAAAGGATATTATAAAAGATGAAAGACCCAGAGAAACTTTACTTAAAAAGGGAGAAACCTATTTATCTGATTCTGAACTATTAGCTATTTTGATTAACAATGGCACGAGAGACAAATCTGCGATTACTCTTGCTCGTGAAATCATAGAAACAAGTGATGGAATAAGAAATTTGTCAAATATCACAGTCGAAGAATTATCAAAAATAAAAGGCATTGGTCTAGCCAAGGCTTGTAGAATAATATCAGCACTAGAACTAGGCAGAAGAGTGTCTGTAGCTTCTGAGATGCAAAAATTCAAAATTTCTTCACCACAAGATATAGGTAATGTATATATGGAAGAGCTTAGATACAAGAAAAAAGAAATTTTCAGAGTTGTACTCTTAAATACAAAAAATGTAATAATTGGATCTAAGGATATTTCAGAGGGTAGTTTAAATGCATCTATTGTTCACCCGAGAGAAGTTTTTTTAGAAGCAATCAAAAAAAGTGCAAATAAAATGATTCTGATGCATAATCATCCATCAGGAGATCCGACACCAAGTAGTGAGGACATAAATATTACAAAACGTCTTATTAGCGCAGGTCAAATTGTAGGGATAGAAATTCTTGACCATGTAATAATTGGAGATGGAAGTTTTTACAGTTTTAAAGAGAATGGACAAATATAG
- the mreC gene encoding rod shape-determining protein MreC, with the protein MPNKKKYSKKLYIYLALIFTLVTSLSLSVKKGNDNLLSRIGLELLAPPNKMISSIKNSSVNFMGSVIPKNDKDKKIEELEAEVEKLRTQLIKNTVTESELKQLSDLKQSLKFIEEDYEKNYVTASIVGKNDGNYYTSFTISAGKNQNVQKDGIVLTGKGLVGRIYEVSDNYSKAISILDSKSSVSFQVLREERYTGIASQNVTMDYEYKDFEGYIKGYLFDINYKVLPGDIIITSGLGLYPKGIPIGSIDKIIEDKNNLLKYVKIKPYVNLKKIDKVMILNPRDFN; encoded by the coding sequence ATGCCTAATAAAAAGAAATATAGTAAAAAATTATATATATATCTTGCGTTAATCTTTACACTAGTAACAAGTCTTAGCCTATCTGTTAAGAAAGGCAACGATAATTTACTAAGTAGAATTGGGTTAGAATTGCTAGCACCCCCGAATAAAATGATTTCGAGTATAAAAAACTCTTCTGTAAATTTTATGGGAAGTGTAATACCAAAAAACGATAAAGATAAGAAAATAGAAGAGTTAGAAGCAGAAGTAGAAAAATTAAGAACACAACTAATAAAAAATACAGTAACGGAAAGTGAGCTTAAGCAGTTAAGTGATTTAAAACAAAGTTTAAAGTTTATTGAAGAGGATTATGAAAAAAATTATGTTACAGCATCTATAGTGGGCAAAAATGATGGGAATTATTATACATCATTTACTATATCTGCTGGTAAAAACCAAAATGTTCAAAAGGATGGTATTGTTTTAACAGGAAAAGGTCTTGTTGGAAGAATTTATGAAGTTTCTGATAATTATTCAAAGGCCATATCTATTTTAGATAGTAAATCTTCTGTGAGTTTTCAGGTTTTAAGAGAAGAAAGATATACTGGAATAGCTAGTCAAAACGTAACTATGGATTATGAATATAAAGATTTTGAAGGGTATATTAAAGGTTATCTATTTGATATAAACTATAAAGTTTTGCCAGGCGATATTATTATAACTTCTGGATTAGGCCTATATCCAAAAGGAATTCCGATTGGAAGCATTGATAAAATAATAGAAGATAAAAATAATCTTTTGAAATATGTTAAAATAAAACCGTATGTTAACTTGAAAAAAATTGATAAAGTTATGATCTTAAATCCTAGAGATTTTAATTAA
- the mreD gene encoding rod shape-determining protein MreD has protein sequence MKNILYFVIGLLLIVFSNTILNDIDLMFFSFRPNLILIYLVFISIYIGSEKASIIGLALGLIIDISVGKYFGYYGLLFIAVGYLYGSLKEKVFKENIFTVILLVIIATIIDNLLISTIIGFRGIELGIFLLRIVEAVFINGIISAFLFYPLNIVLNKVEEQW, from the coding sequence GTGAAGAATATTTTATACTTTGTAATTGGTTTATTATTAATAGTTTTTTCGAATACTATTTTAAATGATATAGATTTAATGTTTTTTTCTTTTAGACCAAATCTTATATTAATCTACTTGGTGTTTATTTCTATATACATAGGATCAGAAAAGGCATCAATAATTGGATTAGCCTTAGGCTTGATTATTGATATAAGCGTTGGTAAGTACTTTGGTTACTATGGGCTACTATTCATTGCTGTAGGCTATTTGTATGGAAGTTTAAAAGAAAAAGTCTTTAAAGAGAATATTTTTACAGTTATACTTCTAGTAATAATTGCAACAATTATAGATAATTTGTTGATTTCAACAATTATTGGATTTAGAGGTATAGAGTTAGGAATATTTTTATTAAGAATAGTAGAAGCTGTATTTATAAATGGGATAATCTCAGCTTTTTTATTTTATCCATTAAATATTGTACTCAATAAGGTTGAAGAACAGTGGTGA
- a CDS encoding penicillin-binding transpeptidase domain-containing protein, whose protein sequence is MKLDTNNRFQIMYAFICIVFVGLFVRMSYMTIIQGDDFYSVAENKVYKKIESQAPRGEIKDRNGKLLAGNRPSFTVLISQNELVKEKINDTALKLMEILRNNNEAVSDEFPIKNNGAELFFAFDEKISQWKEKNNIELSKDAKDSFYTVVQNAKDQGLIEATEEEPAVDLQKKLNNAGFYPPISVSRWEFTEEIRKQEWLAKYKIKDKNIDASAAYKLIKEYYEIPDNLNDTKVRDILVIRDMLKSKGYFQYEPVQIAVDVSEKTVSTIEELSIDIPGVTVQINPIRYYPNGSLASHILGQIGRISTQEEIAKYVNEKKYNSSDIIGKTGIEKKYEEILKGKNGYRRVQVDAFGRLINSIDYETPLSGDTVYLTIDSDLQKVAEESLKKTLELIQTGGTYESEWGNVRLRKNNKIYNKAASGAVVALDVKSGEVLAMASYPDYDPNIFTTGVSASDMDNLMPENLNDPLSPKPLYNIATMTSVQPGSTFKMITGLAALESGLDPNYKIKDEGFIEMGGRRFGCWFWNDYGGKHGEEDLVAALRDSCNYYFYSISVGYDYAKEKPLPVEMNSGKILDMAKLFGLDDFTGIQIEEVSGKVPDPKQKLEETRKALYYSINAKMRNYFTDITSSSPLYEERINKIVSWMDENPSRTELINRMKELKVKEDLAVEIAEYVKYSYYNQGTWKTGDTFNLSIGQGAHAYTPLQIANYISAIANNGYLNRVTVVDRIEKYDKSDIAKIARKSEEIPVNKDNLEYLRRGMIDVTDEGTAKEIFQNFPIKVAAKTGTAQKSGKIPAIDEEEYLLSHMRDYRVDKTQAVNLANKLKSESTENLASHRYLRRAILELNPSLSDEDINRFKDNYDNFAWFVSYAPHDNPEIAVVSLIFQGGSGGYAGPVAREIIAQYFGINNQNEDITTSEQEQVDENSTN, encoded by the coding sequence ATGAAGTTAGATACTAATAATAGATTTCAGATAATGTATGCATTTATATGCATAGTTTTTGTTGGATTATTTGTAAGAATGTCCTATATGACAATAATTCAAGGTGACGATTTTTATTCTGTTGCTGAAAACAAAGTTTATAAAAAAATCGAATCTCAAGCGCCTAGAGGTGAAATCAAAGATAGAAATGGCAAGCTTTTAGCTGGAAATAGACCGAGCTTTACAGTTTTGATTTCTCAGAATGAATTAGTAAAAGAAAAGATAAATGATACAGCTTTGAAATTAATGGAAATTCTTAGAAATAATAACGAAGCAGTTAGTGATGAGTTCCCTATAAAAAATAATGGAGCAGAATTATTTTTTGCTTTTGATGAAAAAATAAGCCAGTGGAAAGAAAAGAACAACATTGAGCTTAGCAAGGATGCAAAAGACAGTTTTTATACTGTCGTTCAAAATGCAAAAGATCAAGGCTTAATTGAAGCCACAGAGGAAGAGCCTGCAGTTGATTTGCAAAAAAAACTAAATAACGCAGGATTTTATCCACCAATTTCAGTTAGTAGATGGGAGTTTACAGAGGAGATTAGAAAGCAGGAGTGGTTAGCAAAATATAAAATTAAGGATAAAAATATAGATGCAAGTGCAGCTTATAAATTAATTAAAGAATATTATGAGATACCAGACAATCTAAATGATACAAAAGTGAGGGATATCTTAGTAATAAGAGATATGCTCAAATCAAAAGGATATTTCCAATATGAACCAGTGCAAATAGCTGTCGATGTATCTGAAAAAACGGTATCTACAATTGAAGAGCTTTCTATTGATATACCTGGGGTAACTGTTCAAATCAATCCTATAAGATATTATCCAAATGGAAGTCTTGCTTCGCACATACTAGGTCAAATTGGAAGGATTTCAACTCAAGAAGAAATAGCTAAATACGTAAATGAAAAAAAATACAATAGCTCAGATATAATAGGGAAAACAGGAATAGAAAAAAAATATGAGGAAATTCTAAAGGGAAAAAATGGTTATAGAAGAGTTCAAGTAGATGCTTTTGGGAGACTTATTAACAGCATAGATTATGAAACTCCTTTATCTGGAGATACAGTTTATTTAACCATAGATTCAGATTTGCAAAAAGTTGCAGAGGAATCACTTAAAAAAACTCTGGAATTAATTCAAACTGGAGGAACTTATGAAAGTGAATGGGGAAATGTAAGGTTAAGAAAGAATAATAAAATTTATAATAAAGCTGCATCTGGAGCGGTTGTGGCTTTAGATGTAAAATCTGGAGAAGTTCTAGCTATGGCTAGCTATCCAGATTATGATCCAAATATTTTTACTACTGGAGTTTCAGCAAGCGACATGGATAATTTAATGCCAGAAAATTTGAATGATCCTTTGTCACCAAAGCCATTATATAACATTGCTACAATGACTTCAGTCCAACCTGGCTCAACTTTTAAAATGATAACTGGACTAGCAGCGCTTGAAAGTGGACTTGATCCAAACTACAAAATTAAAGATGAAGGCTTTATAGAGATGGGTGGAAGAAGATTCGGTTGCTGGTTTTGGAATGATTATGGTGGGAAACATGGTGAAGAAGATTTAGTCGCTGCACTAAGAGACTCATGTAATTATTATTTCTATAGCATAAGTGTAGGTTACGATTATGCAAAAGAAAAACCTCTGCCTGTTGAGATGAATTCTGGAAAAATTCTTGATATGGCTAAACTATTTGGGCTTGATGATTTTACTGGTATTCAAATTGAAGAGGTTTCTGGTAAGGTTCCAGATCCTAAGCAAAAGCTAGAGGAAACGAGAAAGGCTTTATACTATTCTATTAATGCAAAGATGAGAAATTACTTTACAGATATTACCAGCTCTAGTCCATTATATGAAGAAAGAATAAACAAAATTGTTTCATGGATGGATGAAAACCCATCTAGAACAGAACTTATAAATAGAATGAAAGAGCTAAAGGTAAAGGAAGATTTAGCAGTTGAAATTGCTGAATACGTTAAATACAGCTATTACAATCAAGGGACCTGGAAAACTGGAGATACTTTTAACCTATCTATTGGACAGGGAGCCCATGCTTATACACCTCTTCAAATTGCGAATTATATTTCAGCCATTGCAAACAATGGATACTTAAATAGAGTAACTGTAGTTGATAGAATAGAGAAATATGATAAATCAGATATTGCTAAAATTGCGAGAAAATCTGAAGAAATACCTGTAAACAAAGATAATCTAGAGTATTTAAGAAGAGGGATGATCGATGTTACAGATGAAGGAACTGCAAAGGAAATCTTTCAGAACTTCCCAATAAAAGTTGCAGCAAAAACAGGTACAGCACAAAAAAGTGGTAAAATCCCAGCTATTGACGAAGAAGAGTATTTACTATCACATATGAGAGACTATAGAGTAGATAAGACTCAAGCAGTTAATTTAGCAAACAAACTCAAATCGGAATCAACAGAAAATCTTGCATCACATAGATATCTTAGAAGAGCGATATTGGAATTAAATCCCAGTCTATCAGATGAAGATATAAATAGGTTTAAAGACAACTATGACAATTTTGCGTGGTTTGTATCGTATGCTCCGCATGACAATCCTGAAATAGCTGTAGTTTCCCTGATATTTCAAGGAGGCAGTGGTGGCTATGCAGGTCCGGTAGCAAGAGAAATAATTGCTCAGTATTTTGGAATAAATAATCAAAATGAGGACATTACGACTTCAGAGCAAGAGCAAGTTGATGAGAATAGTACAAATTAA
- the minC gene encoding septum site-determining protein MinC — translation MKSLKDTIEFKGTKDGFIIVINNEADYEEARKNLIDKINSNLFFFKGSQFCDIYATNLNEKEKLDLINFLKEKYNINFSKKEKPIINKLSSDTMYYNTNGEKPTKFIKNTIRSGAFVEYEGNIVVLGDVNPGAQLIADGNIVVMGVLRGIAHAGSKGDESAFVSAIKLNPIQLRISSVIAISPDDDTYSSNSLPQIAFVHDGHIVIENYPTKI, via the coding sequence ATGAAATCTTTAAAAGATACAATAGAATTTAAAGGTACTAAGGATGGATTCATTATAGTTATAAATAATGAAGCTGACTATGAAGAAGCTAGAAAAAATTTAATTGATAAAATTAATTCTAATTTATTTTTTTTCAAAGGCTCACAATTTTGTGATATTTATGCTACAAATTTAAACGAAAAAGAAAAGCTAGACTTAATCAATTTTTTAAAGGAAAAATATAATATTAATTTTTCAAAAAAAGAAAAACCCATCATCAACAAGCTCTCTTCAGACACTATGTATTATAATACAAATGGAGAAAAGCCTACAAAATTTATAAAAAATACCATTAGATCTGGAGCTTTTGTAGAATATGAAGGGAATATAGTGGTTTTAGGGGATGTAAACCCAGGAGCGCAATTAATCGCAGATGGGAATATAGTTGTAATGGGAGTACTTAGAGGGATAGCTCATGCTGGAAGTAAAGGCGATGAATCAGCTTTTGTTTCTGCTATAAAACTTAATCCTATACAACTTAGAATATCTTCAGTAATTGCAATATCTCCAGATGACGATACATATTCTTCAAATAGCTTGCCTCAGATTGCATTTGTACATGATGGACATATAGTTATCGAAAATTACCCTACAAAAATATAA
- the minD gene encoding septum site-determining protein MinD, which produces MSKVIVITSGKGGVGKTTSTANLGTALSLEGKRTIVIDADIGLRNLDVVMGLENRIVYDLVDIVEERCKYKQAMIKDKRFENLYLIPAAQTRDKDSVSPEQMKKLCDTLREEFDFILIDCPAGIENGFKNAIAGADEAIVVTTPEVSAVRDADRIIGLLEASEIHNPKLIINRLKIDMVQRGDMMNIDDILDILAIDLIGVVPDDENIVISTNRGEPAVTNQKSLAGQAYRNISKRIQGEEIPFIDLNLNEGFMSKLKKLIGLK; this is translated from the coding sequence ATGTCTAAAGTTATTGTAATAACTTCAGGAAAAGGAGGAGTTGGAAAGACAACTTCTACAGCAAATTTAGGTACAGCTTTAAGTCTAGAAGGCAAAAGAACGATAGTGATTGATGCAGATATTGGACTTAGAAATTTAGATGTAGTTATGGGACTTGAAAATAGAATAGTTTATGATTTAGTTGATATTGTCGAAGAAAGATGCAAATATAAACAAGCAATGATAAAAGATAAAAGGTTTGAAAATTTATATTTAATTCCTGCAGCTCAAACAAGAGACAAGGACTCTGTAAGTCCTGAGCAGATGAAAAAACTATGTGATACTTTAAGAGAAGAATTTGATTTCATACTGATTGATTGCCCAGCAGGTATAGAAAATGGATTTAAAAATGCTATTGCAGGTGCTGATGAGGCTATAGTAGTTACAACTCCTGAAGTCTCAGCTGTTAGAGATGCGGATAGAATAATTGGGCTTTTAGAAGCAAGTGAAATACATAATCCTAAACTTATAATTAATAGATTAAAAATTGATATGGTTCAAAGAGGAGATATGATGAATATCGATGATATTCTAGATATTTTGGCCATAGATTTGATTGGCGTAGTTCCTGATGATGAAAATATAGTTATTTCTACAAACAGAGGGGAACCTGCTGTTACAAATCAAAAATCATTAGCGGGGCAAGCATATAGAAATATTTCAAAAAGAATCCAAGGTGAAGAAATACCTTTTATTGACTTAAATTTAAACGAAGGCTTTATGTCAAAATTAAAAAAACTTATTGGACTAAAATAG
- the minE gene encoding cell division topological specificity factor MinE — MLDIFKIFSNDKNSSKNVAKERLKLVLIHDKGNYSPTVLEALKGDILLAIEKYMEVDEEHIEVKMIKTKSQDNSEMVPALVANIPIKRMK, encoded by the coding sequence ATGCTTGATATCTTTAAGATTTTTTCAAACGACAAAAATTCTAGCAAAAATGTTGCTAAAGAAAGATTAAAGCTTGTCCTGATTCATGATAAGGGAAATTATTCTCCAACTGTTTTAGAAGCATTAAAAGGAGATATTTTACTTGCAATTGAAAAATATATGGAAGTGGATGAGGAGCATATCGAAGTTAAGATGATAAAAACTAAGAGCCAAGATAACTCTGAAATGGTTCCGGCCCTTGTTGCAAACATACCTATCAAAAGAATGAAGTAG
- the rodA gene encoding rod shape-determining protein RodA produces the protein MDLKKYKDFDFILFIIVFFLFSIGLILISSATGVNEGGSYKRLIIQSASYILGIFFIIFFMFFDYNDFKNYEKQLYILGIGLLLLVYVPGLGKAQFGARSWIDLKIIDFQPIELVKLTFILGYAKYLEERKDMLHDLKEIFLAVLYPFPIIILVMMQPDLGGAIVFSFIIFGMLYISGLNLKVVLYAILGALVCSPIIYNYILRPHQRTRIDAFLNPGDPSFEGNFQVIQSMIAIGSGKIFGKGLFNGTQNQYGFLPVTDSDFIFAVLGEEFGLIGMSVVLILYFVFFKRLYALATSAKDFYGTLIIVGITSMFLYQFVQNVGMTMGVMPVTGVTLPFVSYGGSSMLTSMMALALVFNVSVKRRKINF, from the coding sequence ATGGATTTAAAAAAATATAAAGATTTTGACTTTATATTGTTTATAATTGTTTTTTTTCTTTTTAGCATTGGTTTAATTTTAATTTCCAGTGCAACTGGTGTTAATGAAGGTGGAAGCTACAAGAGATTAATAATTCAAAGCGCATCATATATTTTGGGCATATTCTTTATAATATTTTTTATGTTTTTCGATTATAATGATTTTAAAAATTATGAAAAGCAATTGTATATTTTAGGAATAGGACTACTTCTTCTTGTATATGTTCCAGGATTAGGAAAAGCACAATTTGGAGCTAGATCTTGGATTGATTTAAAAATAATAGATTTTCAGCCTATTGAACTTGTAAAACTAACTTTTATTTTAGGCTATGCAAAATATCTAGAAGAAAGAAAAGATATGCTACATGATTTAAAAGAAATATTTTTAGCTGTTTTGTATCCTTTTCCTATTATTATTCTCGTTATGATGCAACCAGACCTTGGAGGGGCAATTGTTTTTTCTTTTATAATATTTGGAATGCTATATATATCAGGATTGAATTTGAAAGTAGTTTTATATGCAATATTGGGCGCACTTGTATGTTCTCCAATTATATATAATTACATTCTTAGACCTCATCAAAGGACAAGAATTGATGCTTTTTTAAATCCAGGAGACCCATCCTTTGAAGGGAATTTTCAGGTTATTCAATCGATGATCGCAATCGGTTCAGGAAAAATATTTGGAAAAGGACTATTTAATGGAACTCAAAATCAATATGGATTTTTACCTGTAACAGACAGTGATTTTATTTTTGCTGTTTTAGGTGAAGAATTTGGTTTGATAGGGATGTCAGTTGTTCTAATATTATATTTTGTTTTTTTTAAAAGGCTTTATGCCCTTGCAACTTCTGCTAAAGATTTTTATGGTACTCTTATCATAGTCGGTATTACTTCTATGTTTTTATATCAATTTGTTCAAAATGTAGGAATGACTATGGGAGTAATGCCAGTAACAGGAGTAACTCTACCGTTTGTAAGCTATGGAGGAAGCTCTATGCTTACAAGCATGATGGCTCTTGCTCTTGTATTTAATGTATCTGTCAAACGAAGGAAAATTAATTTCTAA
- the mgsA gene encoding methylglyoxal synthase: MNVALIAHDHKKDILINFVLAYSEIFKKHNLFATGTTGRLIEKMTGLSVHKFLSGPLGGDQQIGAKIAENNMDLIIFLRDPLTAQPHEPDVQALLRLCDVHAIPLATNLASAELFINGLKRGDLNYREID; this comes from the coding sequence ATGAACGTAGCATTAATTGCACATGACCATAAAAAAGATATTTTAATTAATTTTGTTCTTGCGTATTCAGAAATATTTAAAAAACATAATTTATTTGCGACAGGAACAACAGGACGATTAATAGAAAAAATGACAGGGTTAAGTGTTCATAAGTTTCTATCAGGTCCTCTAGGTGGAGATCAGCAAATAGGTGCTAAAATTGCTGAGAACAATATGGATTTGATTATTTTTTTAAGAGACCCTCTTACAGCACAGCCACATGAACCTGATGTACAAGCTCTACTTAGATTATGTGATGTTCACGCAATACCACTTGCTACAAACCTTGCTTCTGCTGAATTATTCATAAATGGTTTAAAAAGAGGAGACTTAAATTACAGAGAAATTGATTAA
- the kal gene encoding 3-aminobutyryl-CoA ammonia lyase, producing the protein MKSVLKIRMSAHDAHYGGGLVDGARMLQLFGDVATELLIMNDGDEGLFKAYDMVEFMAPVFAGDYIEVEGSITEQGNTSRKMVFEARKVIVPRTDINDSACDVLETPIVVCRASGTCVVPKDKQRK; encoded by the coding sequence ATGAAATCTGTACTTAAAATTAGAATGAGTGCTCATGACGCTCATTATGGCGGTGGTCTTGTAGATGGGGCTAGAATGCTTCAACTATTCGGAGACGTGGCAACGGAACTACTTATAATGAATGATGGAGACGAAGGACTTTTTAAAGCTTATGACATGGTTGAGTTTATGGCTCCAGTTTTTGCTGGCGACTACATAGAAGTTGAAGGAAGCATCACAGAGCAAGGTAATACATCAAGAAAAATGGTTTTTGAAGCAAGAAAAGTGATTGTTCCAAGAACAGATATAAATGATTCGGCATGCGATGTACTTGAAACCCCGATTGTAGTATGTCGTGCTAGTGGTACTTGTGTAGTTCCTAAGGATAAACAAAGAAAGTAG
- the kce gene encoding 3-keto-5-aminohexanoate cleavage enzyme, whose translation MEKLIITAAICGAEVTKEHNPNVPYTVEEIVREAKSAYDAGASVIHLHVREDDGTPTQSKERFKMCIDAIKEACPDAIIQPSTGGAVGMTDEERLQPVFLKPEMASLDCGTCNFGGDEIFVNTENMIINFSKYMIENGVKPECEVFDKSMIDMAIRLAKKGHIQTPMHFNFVMGVNGGISATPRDLVFLIGSIPSESSFTVSAMGRNQFPMAAMAIITGGHVRVGFEDNVYIEKGVPAKSNGELVEKVVRLAKEFGRPVATPAEAREILGISK comes from the coding sequence ATGGAAAAGTTAATTATAACAGCTGCAATTTGTGGAGCAGAGGTTACAAAAGAACACAACCCAAATGTTCCTTATACAGTGGAGGAAATAGTAAGAGAAGCAAAATCAGCTTATGATGCTGGGGCAAGCGTTATCCACCTTCATGTAAGAGAGGACGATGGTACTCCAACTCAATCAAAAGAAAGATTTAAAATGTGTATTGATGCGATAAAAGAAGCCTGTCCAGATGCAATAATTCAACCTTCAACTGGTGGAGCTGTAGGAATGACAGATGAAGAAAGACTTCAACCAGTATTTCTTAAACCAGAGATGGCATCATTAGACTGCGGAACATGTAACTTTGGCGGAGATGAAATCTTTGTAAACACAGAGAATATGATTATAAATTTCTCGAAATATATGATTGAAAATGGTGTAAAACCAGAATGTGAAGTTTTCGATAAGAGCATGATTGATATGGCAATTAGGTTAGCTAAAAAAGGTCATATCCAAACTCCAATGCACTTTAATTTCGTTATGGGTGTAAATGGAGGAATAAGTGCAACACCAAGAGATTTAGTATTTTTAATTGGAAGCATTCCAAGTGAATCATCATTTACGGTATCAGCAATGGGAAGAAATCAATTCCCAATGGCAGCGATGGCCATTATTACAGGAGGCCATGTAAGAGTTGGATTTGAAGACAACGTTTACATAGAAAAAGGTGTTCCAGCTAAAAGCAACGGTGAGTTAGTTGAAAAAGTCGTAAGATTAGCTAAAGAATTTGGAAGACCAGTAGCTACTCCAGCAGAGGCAAGAGAAATACTAGGTATTTCTAAATAA
- the kdd gene encoding L-erythro-3,5-diaminohexanoate dehydrogenase codes for MKGCKYGTHRVIEPKGSLPQPALKISNDMNIFSNEILIDVQALNVDSASFTQIEEEAGHDTKKIAAKILEIVGERGKMQNPVTGSGGMLIGTIEKIGEDLEGKIDLKVGDKIATLVSLSLTPLQIDEIIDIKPDIDRVEIKGKAILFESGIYAKLPTDMSETLALAALDVAGAPAQTAKLVKPGDSVLILGAAGKSGMMCCYEAKKRVGPTGRVVGLVRNEKSKAKLLEMGIVDDVIIASAQLPVEVLETSLAANNGNEYDISINCVNVENTEMSSILPIRNGGTVYFFSMATSFTKAALGAEGVGKDVDMIIGNGYTKGHAEITLQILRESEIVRTTFEKMYL; via the coding sequence ATGAAAGGCTGTAAATATGGAACTCATCGTGTAATTGAACCAAAAGGATCACTACCACAACCTGCACTTAAAATTTCTAATGATATGAACATCTTCAGTAATGAGATACTAATAGATGTACAAGCATTGAATGTTGACTCAGCAAGCTTTACTCAAATTGAAGAAGAAGCTGGTCATGATACAAAGAAAATTGCTGCAAAAATCTTAGAAATTGTTGGAGAAAGAGGTAAAATGCAAAATCCTGTTACTGGTTCAGGAGGAATGCTGATTGGAACTATTGAAAAAATCGGTGAAGATCTAGAAGGCAAAATTGATTTAAAAGTAGGAGATAAAATAGCTACATTAGTATCACTTTCACTAACTCCACTTCAAATAGACGAAATAATCGATATTAAGCCAGACATAGATAGAGTAGAAATTAAAGGTAAAGCTATATTATTTGAAAGCGGTATATATGCAAAGCTACCAACTGACATGAGCGAAACTTTAGCTCTTGCAGCACTAGATGTAGCTGGAGCACCTGCTCAAACAGCAAAGCTTGTTAAACCTGGAGATTCAGTTCTAATTCTTGGGGCAGCTGGTAAATCTGGAATGATGTGCTGCTATGAAGCTAAGAAAAGAGTAGGCCCAACAGGAAGAGTAGTTGGTCTTGTAAGAAATGAAAAAAGTAAAGCAAAACTATTGGAAATGGGTATAGTTGATGATGTAATAATAGCAAGTGCTCAGCTTCCAGTTGAAGTTTTAGAAACAAGCTTAGCAGCAAATAACGGGAACGAATATGATATATCAATCAACTGCGTAAACGTAGAAAATACAGAAATGTCTTCAATACTTCCAATCAGAAATGGCGGAACAGTATACTTCTTCTCAATGGCAACAAGCTTTACAAAAGCAGCTTTAGGTGCTGAGGGAGTTGGAAAAGACGTTGATATGATAATTGGAAATGGATACACAAAAGGACATGCTGAGATAACTCTTCAAATACTTAGAGAATCAGAAATAGTTAGAACTACATTTGAAAAGATGTATCTATAA